The following are encoded together in the Bacillus sp. V2I10 genome:
- the flaG gene encoding flagellar protein FlaG, translating to MMIEKMSSQPGPRISEIDTKPIKLPEHNNEENIPTFSKEELEKVINGINDFLQPANTHIQFQLHEKLNEYYVTVVDNQTKEIVREIPSRKILDLYAAMTEFLGFVVDKKI from the coding sequence ATGATGATCGAAAAAATGTCATCGCAGCCTGGTCCGCGCATCTCAGAAATCGACACGAAACCTATTAAACTTCCAGAACATAATAACGAAGAAAACATACCCACATTTTCAAAAGAAGAATTAGAAAAAGTCATAAATGGCATTAACGATTTCCTGCAGCCTGCTAACACGCATATTCAGTTTCAGCTTCACGAAAAGCTGAACGAATATTACGTAACGGTAGTTGATAATCAAACAAAAGAAATCGTCAGGGAAATCCCGTCGAGAAAAATACTCGATTTATATGCAGCAATGACAGAATTTCTGGGATTTGTTGTAGACAAAAAGATTTAG
- a CDS encoding flagellar hook-associated protein 2: MVRIGGLASGMDIDSLVADLMKAERMPLDKLKQNKQTLEWQRDGYREMNSLLFAFRNATFDMKLSSNYRARSTNSSNSDKVTATATSAASQSSYSISKVDQLAAAATKVNAGAISAAGSKVDPSKSLYEIKDSFANQNFNWQTGTVKNQTITADADGSTFNLKLESGEVLKNFDKDAVIKVDGKSITLVTGTPQAGEAKIDSDGTLTFGESIKKGSTIKVDYVIDSTDNYMSFDMQTHTSKGQINENFLIQGTESLNTVFNKINSSELGVTALYDSFSDKITLTRKETGDFNTAGNEIITSAGFLNDVLSFGSGTETGGQNAKFTINGLSTERTSNTFEMSGVTFTLKDTFTATDSAVSINVTNDTNAVFDNIKKFVTLYNETIAKIQAKTDETRYRDYQPLSDEERESLTDKQQEQWDEKAQSGLLRKDSILTGALSQMRSDFYSTLSAASGSSFTHLSNIGISTTSNYREGGKLIIDEAKLKKAIEENPEGVEKLFTSNGPTSGEKGIITNLYDNLKTTMDKLNAKAGTSSSTSQQFTIGRNLSSIDTQIDRFEDRLTQVENRYWSQFTAMEKAIQRSNDQMNYLMQQFG; encoded by the coding sequence ATGGTTCGAATAGGTGGTTTAGCAAGTGGAATGGATATTGATTCGCTTGTAGCCGATCTAATGAAAGCAGAGAGAATGCCGCTTGATAAATTAAAGCAAAATAAACAAACGCTTGAATGGCAGCGGGACGGCTATCGTGAAATGAACAGCCTGCTGTTTGCATTTCGTAATGCGACATTTGATATGAAACTTTCAAGTAATTACCGTGCACGTTCAACGAACAGTTCCAATTCAGATAAAGTGACAGCCACTGCCACAAGTGCTGCAAGTCAGTCTTCTTACAGTATTTCAAAGGTCGACCAACTGGCGGCAGCTGCAACAAAGGTGAATGCTGGAGCGATTTCAGCAGCCGGATCAAAGGTTGACCCTTCAAAATCTCTTTATGAGATCAAAGATTCGTTTGCCAACCAGAATTTCAACTGGCAGACAGGTACCGTGAAAAATCAGACGATTACCGCTGATGCAGATGGAAGTACGTTTAATCTCAAATTAGAGAGCGGAGAAGTTCTTAAAAACTTCGATAAAGATGCCGTTATTAAAGTAGATGGAAAATCTATTACACTTGTAACAGGAACACCGCAGGCTGGAGAAGCAAAGATTGATAGTGACGGGACTCTTACATTCGGGGAGTCGATTAAAAAAGGAAGCACTATAAAAGTAGATTATGTAATAGACAGTACAGACAACTACATGTCCTTTGACATGCAAACACACACATCCAAAGGGCAAATAAATGAAAATTTTCTAATACAGGGAACAGAATCATTAAATACCGTTTTTAATAAAATCAATTCATCTGAACTAGGTGTCACCGCTTTATACGATTCTTTTTCGGATAAAATTACGCTTACTAGAAAAGAAACTGGTGACTTTAATACGGCAGGTAATGAAATCATTACTTCAGCTGGTTTCCTGAACGATGTGTTGAGTTTTGGTTCTGGAACGGAGACGGGCGGCCAGAACGCAAAATTTACGATCAACGGCCTTTCAACCGAACGGACATCCAACACTTTCGAGATGAGCGGAGTCACTTTCACTTTAAAAGACACATTCACAGCCACAGACTCAGCAGTATCAATAAACGTCACAAACGACACGAACGCTGTCTTCGACAATATTAAAAAGTTCGTGACCTTATATAATGAAACAATCGCAAAAATTCAGGCCAAAACAGATGAAACACGCTACCGTGATTATCAGCCGCTGTCTGATGAAGAGCGCGAATCTCTAACTGATAAACAGCAGGAGCAATGGGACGAAAAAGCTCAAAGCGGACTGCTCAGAAAAGACTCAATCCTAACTGGTGCACTAAGCCAAATGCGTTCAGATTTTTATTCCACTCTATCTGCAGCATCCGGCTCGTCATTCACTCATTTGTCTAACATTGGCATCTCGACAACTTCGAACTACCGTGAAGGCGGCAAGCTGATCATCGATGAAGCGAAGCTGAAAAAAGCGATTGAAGAAAACCCTGAAGGTGTTGAAAAGCTCTTTACAAGCAACGGGCCGACAAGCGGTGAAAAAGGGATTATCACAAACCTTTATGACAACTTAAAAACAACGATGGACAAGCTGAATGCGAAGGCAGGAACTTCAAGCTCAACAAGCCAGCAGTTTACAATCGGCAGGAACCTTTCCTCCATTGACACTCAAATCGATCGGTTTGAAGACCGCTTAACCCAAGTAGAAAACCGCTATTGGTCGCAGTTCACGGCGATGGAAAAAGCCATTCAGCGTTCAAACGACCAAATGAATTATCTTATGCAGCAATTCGGTTAA
- the fliS gene encoding flagellar export chaperone FliS — protein sequence MALNNPYQAYQQNSVSTASPGELTLMLYNGCLKFIKQARRAIQLKNTQEKNLNLQKAQRIIQELIITLNPEAAVSESMMSMYEYMNRRLVEANISNDLAILAEVEVYVTEFRDTWKQVIQSARKQQFGQGGQV from the coding sequence ATGGCACTTAACAACCCTTATCAAGCGTATCAGCAAAATTCTGTGAGTACAGCTTCACCGGGCGAATTAACGCTGATGCTTTATAATGGCTGTCTTAAGTTTATCAAGCAGGCACGCCGGGCAATTCAGCTGAAAAACACGCAAGAGAAAAACCTCAATCTTCAAAAAGCACAGCGGATTATCCAGGAGCTGATAATTACGTTAAATCCTGAAGCTGCTGTATCTGAATCTATGATGTCAATGTATGAATATATGAATCGCCGTTTAGTAGAAGCCAATATTTCAAACGATTTGGCTATTCTTGCTGAAGTGGAAGTGTATGTAACGGAGTTTCGTGATACTTGGAAGCAAGTAATTCAATCGGCCCGCAAGCAGCAGTTCGGACAAGGCGGTCAAGTCTAG
- a CDS encoding flagellar protein FliT, producing the protein MSAVNKLHQLTKQLLSEVNGAPDKDMRDSHIVNIQDWIEQRDSLINQLKPPYNREEKQLGKEITEWNAIIHDKLNLLKQEIKNDITQLKVQKASNQKYINPYQNASVDGMYYDKRK; encoded by the coding sequence GTGAGTGCAGTAAACAAACTGCATCAGCTTACAAAGCAATTACTATCAGAAGTAAACGGTGCACCAGATAAAGACATGAGAGACAGCCACATCGTTAATATCCAGGATTGGATTGAGCAGCGTGACAGCCTGATCAACCAGCTAAAGCCTCCTTACAATCGTGAGGAAAAACAGCTTGGCAAAGAAATTACTGAATGGAACGCCATTATTCATGACAAGCTGAATCTGCTGAAGCAGGAAATTAAAAACGATATTACCCAGCTCAAGGTTCAAAAAGCATCGAATCAAAAATACATCAATCCTTATCAGAACGCATCAGTTGACGGCATGTACTATGATAAACGCAAATAA
- the hpf gene encoding ribosome hibernation-promoting factor, HPF/YfiA family — translation MNYNVRGENIEVTPALREYVEKKIGKLERYFEDSIDANVNVNLKFYNDQESKIEVTIPMTNLVLRAEEYNEDMYAAIDLVTNKLERQIRKHKTKVNRKLREQGSAKFMFTNGAVEAEGENTQPPVQEEDDTIEVVRTKRFNLKPMDSEEAILQMNMLGHNFFVFTNAETNSTNVVYQRKDGKYAIIEPTE, via the coding sequence TTGAATTATAACGTCAGAGGCGAAAACATTGAGGTAACTCCAGCTTTAAGAGAGTATGTCGAGAAGAAAATCGGCAAGCTAGAACGCTATTTTGAGGATTCAATCGATGCAAACGTAAATGTAAATTTAAAATTCTACAATGATCAAGAATCAAAGATTGAAGTAACGATTCCAATGACCAATTTAGTATTGCGTGCTGAGGAATACAATGAGGATATGTACGCTGCCATCGATCTTGTGACAAACAAGCTTGAGCGTCAAATCCGTAAACATAAAACGAAAGTAAACCGAAAATTGCGCGAGCAGGGTTCAGCGAAATTCATGTTCACAAATGGGGCAGTTGAGGCAGAGGGTGAAAACACTCAGCCGCCAGTTCAGGAAGAAGATGACACGATCGAAGTTGTCCGCACGAAGCGCTTTAACTTAAAGCCAATGGACAGTGAGGAAGCGATTCTTCAAATGAACATGCTGGGCCATAACTTTTTCGTTTTCACAAATGCTGAAACGAATTCTACGAATGTGGTTTATCAGCGTAAAGACGGCAAATATGCAATTATCGAACCAACTGAATAA